Proteins encoded by one window of Rhodamnia argentea isolate NSW1041297 chromosome 6, ASM2092103v1, whole genome shotgun sequence:
- the LOC115748444 gene encoding dynamin-related protein 4C-like isoform X1: MGDNRSVVFLDPEPEPVAHAAPITASYNDRIRPLLDAIDRLRNLMVMKEGIQLPTIVVVGDQSSGKSSVLESLAGIDLPRGQGICTRVPLIMRLQDNPGADCPELYLEFNGKVVHTDEDNISEAINDATDEIAGSGKGISNAPLTLVVKKDGVPDLTMVDLPGITRVPVHGQPENIYEQISEMIMEYIRPEESIILNVLSATVDFSTCESIRMSQMVDKTGKRTLAVVTKADKAPEGLLEKVTADDVNIGLGYVCVRNRIGDETYEEARQEEANLFDTHPLLCKIDKSIVGVPVLAQKLTQIQATIMAKCLPEIVKKINDKLNANVAELKRLPKILSSVAEAMTAFMQILGSAKESLRKILIRGEFDEYPEEKNMHCTARLVEKLNEFSNELQNCPENDPRNNFLLEELDVLEEAKGIGLPNFLPRSAFLTLLQRKVKGISSKPPSFVARVWDYIEGVVIRVLMHHSENYPQLQSSTRRAASNLINKTKEKAKDRMMEVVEMERLTDYTCNPKYMLEWNNLMSQQNTFMDAINSWQRPMNIDLVGIGVVDVANLRDRKEQIQEAFDLKMRITAYWKIVLGRFVDSMALHLLFDVKNLVNSEMEAEIVGELIGPNTGGGIERMLEEAPSVAAKRDKLNRSIRLLRESAAVVAKIMDRIDCGDCTD, encoded by the exons ATGGGTGACAACCGGTCTGTTGTCTTCCTGGACCCCGAACCCGAGCCGGTCGCCCACGCGGCGCCCATCACCGCCTCCTACAACGACCGGATCCGCCCCCTGCTCGACGCGATCGACAGGCTCCGGAACCTCATGGTCATGAAGGAGGGCATCCAGCTCCCCaccatcgtcgtcgtcggcgaCCAGTCCTCCGGCAAGTCCAGCGTCCTGGAGTCCCTCGCCGGCATCGACCTGCCGCGTGGGCAGGGTATCTGCACCCGCGTCCCTCTCATCATGCGGCTCCAGGACAACCCTGGTGCCGACTGCCCCGAGCTCTACCTCGAGTTCAACGGCAAGGTCGTCCACACCGACGAGGACAACATCTCCGAGGCCATTAATGACGCCACCGACGAGATCGCCGGCTCCGGCAAGGGCATATCGAACGCCCCGCTGACTCTGGTCGTCAAGAAGGACGGCGTCCCGGACTTGACCATGGTCGACTTGCCCGGAATCACGAGAGTGCCCGTGCACGGCCAGCCCGAGAACATATACGAGCAGATATCGGAGATGATAATGGAGTACATTAGGCCCGAGGAGAGCATCATCCTCAATGTCTTGTCCGCCACCGTCGACTTCTCCACTTGCGAGTCCATAAGGATGTCTCAA ATGGTGGACAAGACCGGCAAGAGGACTCTGGCCGTCGTCACGAAGGCTGATAAAGCTCCGGAGGGCTTGCTCGAGAAGGTGACTGCCGATGATGTCAATATAGGCCTCGGTTATGTCTGTGTGAGGAACAGAATCGGCGATGAGACCTACGAAGAAGCGAGGCAGGAAGAGGCAAATCTCTTCGACACGCACCCTCTGCTGTGCAAGATCGACAAGTCCATCGTCGGTGTGCCTGTCTTGGCGCAAAAGCTGACGCAGATCCAAGCCACCATCATGGCCAAGTGCTTGCCGGAGATCGTCAAGAAAATCAACGACAAGCTGAATGCGAATGTCGCCGAGCTCAAGAGGCTGCCCAAGATTCTGTCCTCGGTCGCGGAGGCCATGACGGCCTTCATGCAGATCCTGGGGTCGGCGAAGGAGTCGCTGAGGAAAATCTTGATAAGAGGCGAGTTCGACGAGTACCCGGAAGAGAAGAACATGCACTGCACGGCCAGGCTAGTGGAGAAGCTGAACGAATTCTCCAATGAGCTCCAAAACTGTCCTGAGAATGACCCGAGGAACAACTTCCTTTTGGAGGAATTGGACGTCCTGGAAGAGGCCAAAGGGATCGGGCTCCCTAACTTCCTCCCCCGTTCCGCCTTTCTCACGCTTTTGCAGCGGAAGGTGAAGGGGATATCCAGCAAGCCGCCGAGCTTTGTGGCCCGTGTTTGGGACTACATCGAGGGAGTTGTGATTCGGGTGTTGATGCACCACTCGGAGAATTATCCTCAGCTTCAGTCGTCGACGAGAAGAGCAGCATCCAATCTGATCAACAAGACGAAGGAGAAGGCGAAGGACAGGATGATGGAGGTTGTCGAAATGGAGAGACTAACGGACTACACTTGCAACCCTAAGTACATGTTGGAGTGGAACAACTTGATGTCCCAGCAGAACACATTCATGGACGCGATCAACTCCTGGCAAAGGCCTATGAACATCGACCTCGTTGGGATCGGGGTGGTCGACGTCGCCAACCTGAGGGATCGCAAGGAGCAGATTCAGGAGGCGTTCGATCTGAAGATGAGGATCACCGCGTACTGGAAGATCGTGCTGGGGAGGTTTGTCGACTCGATGGCGCTGCATCTGCTGTTCGACGTGAAGAACTTGGTGAACAGCGAGATGGAGGCGGAGATCGTGGGCGAGCTGATCGGGCCCAACACCGGGGGCGGCATCGAGAGGATGCTGGAGGAAGCACCGTCGGTGGCGGCAAAGCGCGATAAGCTGAACAGGAGCATCAGGCTGCTGAGGGAGTCTGCGGCCGTGGTGGCCAAGATCATGGACAGGATCGATTGCGGGGACTGCACAGATTGA
- the LOC115748444 gene encoding dynamin-related protein 4C-like isoform X3 translates to MGDNRSVVFLDPEPEPVAHAAPITASYNDRIRPLLDAIDRLRNLMVMKEGIQLPTIVVVGDQSSGKSSVLESLAGIDLPRGQGICTRVPLIMRLQDNPGADCPELYLEFNGKVVHTDEDNISEAINDATDEIAGSGKGISNAPLTLVVKKDGVPDLTMVDLPGITRVPVHGQPENIYEQISEMIMEYIRPEESIILNVLSATVDFSTCESIRMSQMVDKTGKRTLAVVTKADKAPEGLLEKVTADDVNIGLGYVCVRNRIGDETYEEARQEEANLFDTHPLLCKIDKSIVGVPVLAQKLTQIQATIMAKCLPEIVKKINDKLNANVAELKRLPKILSSVAEAMTAFMQILGSAKESLRKILIRGEFDEYPEEKNMHCTARLVEKLNEFSNELQNCPENDPRNNFLLEELDVLEEAKGIGLPNFLPRSAFLTLLQRKVKGISSKPPSFVARVWDYIEGVVIRVLMHHSENYPQLQSSTRRAASNLINKTKEKAKDRMMEVVEMERLTDYTCNPKYMLEWNNLMSQQNTFMDAINSWQRPMNIDLVGIGVVDVANLRDRKEQIQEAFDLKMRITAYWKIVLGRFVDSMALHLLFDVKNLVNSEMEAEIVGELIGPNTGGGIERMLEEAPSVAAKRDKLNRSIRLLRESAAVVAKIMDRIDCGDCTD, encoded by the exons ATGGGTGACAACCGGTCTGTTGTCTTCCTGGACCCCGAACCCGAGCCGGTCGCCCACGCGGCGCCCATCACCGCCTCCTACAACGACCGGATCCGCCCCCTGCTCGACGCGATCGACAGGCTCCGGAACCTCATGGTCATGAAGGAGGGCATCCAGCTCCCCaccatcgtcgtcgtcggcgaCCAGTCCTCCGGCAAGTCCAGCGTCCTGGAGTCCCTCGCCGGCATCGACCTGCCGCGTGGGCAGGGTATCTGCACCCGCGTCCCTCTCATCATGCGGCTCCAGGACAACCCTGGTGCCGACTGCCCCGAGCTCTACCTCGAGTTCAACGGCAAGGTCGTCCACACCGACGAGGACAACATCTCCGAGGCCATTAATGACGCCACCGACGAGATCGCCGGCTCCGGCAAGGGCATATCGAACGCCCCGCTGACTCTGGTCGTCAAGAAGGACGGCGTCCCGGACTTGACCATGGTCGACTTGCCCGGAATCACGAGAGTGCCCGTGCACGGCCAGCCCGAGAACATATACGAGCAGATATCGGAGATGATAATGGAGTACATTAGGCCCGAGGAGAGCATCATCCTCAATGTCTTGTCCGCCACCGTCGACTTCTCCACTTGCGAGTCCATAAGGATGTC GCAGATGGTGGACAAGACCGGCAAGAGGACTCTGGCCGTCGTCACGAAGGCTGATAAAGCTCCGGAGGGCTTGCTCGAGAAGGTGACTGCCGATGATGTCAATATAGGCCTCGGTTATGTCTGTGTGAGGAACAGAATCGGCGATGAGACCTACGAAGAAGCGAGGCAGGAAGAGGCAAATCTCTTCGACACGCACCCTCTGCTGTGCAAGATCGACAAGTCCATCGTCGGTGTGCCTGTCTTGGCGCAAAAGCTGACGCAGATCCAAGCCACCATCATGGCCAAGTGCTTGCCGGAGATCGTCAAGAAAATCAACGACAAGCTGAATGCGAATGTCGCCGAGCTCAAGAGGCTGCCCAAGATTCTGTCCTCGGTCGCGGAGGCCATGACGGCCTTCATGCAGATCCTGGGGTCGGCGAAGGAGTCGCTGAGGAAAATCTTGATAAGAGGCGAGTTCGACGAGTACCCGGAAGAGAAGAACATGCACTGCACGGCCAGGCTAGTGGAGAAGCTGAACGAATTCTCCAATGAGCTCCAAAACTGTCCTGAGAATGACCCGAGGAACAACTTCCTTTTGGAGGAATTGGACGTCCTGGAAGAGGCCAAAGGGATCGGGCTCCCTAACTTCCTCCCCCGTTCCGCCTTTCTCACGCTTTTGCAGCGGAAGGTGAAGGGGATATCCAGCAAGCCGCCGAGCTTTGTGGCCCGTGTTTGGGACTACATCGAGGGAGTTGTGATTCGGGTGTTGATGCACCACTCGGAGAATTATCCTCAGCTTCAGTCGTCGACGAGAAGAGCAGCATCCAATCTGATCAACAAGACGAAGGAGAAGGCGAAGGACAGGATGATGGAGGTTGTCGAAATGGAGAGACTAACGGACTACACTTGCAACCCTAAGTACATGTTGGAGTGGAACAACTTGATGTCCCAGCAGAACACATTCATGGACGCGATCAACTCCTGGCAAAGGCCTATGAACATCGACCTCGTTGGGATCGGGGTGGTCGACGTCGCCAACCTGAGGGATCGCAAGGAGCAGATTCAGGAGGCGTTCGATCTGAAGATGAGGATCACCGCGTACTGGAAGATCGTGCTGGGGAGGTTTGTCGACTCGATGGCGCTGCATCTGCTGTTCGACGTGAAGAACTTGGTGAACAGCGAGATGGAGGCGGAGATCGTGGGCGAGCTGATCGGGCCCAACACCGGGGGCGGCATCGAGAGGATGCTGGAGGAAGCACCGTCGGTGGCGGCAAAGCGCGATAAGCTGAACAGGAGCATCAGGCTGCTGAGGGAGTCTGCGGCCGTGGTGGCCAAGATCATGGACAGGATCGATTGCGGGGACTGCACAGATTGA
- the LOC115748444 gene encoding dynamin-related protein 4C-like isoform X2, translated as MGDNRSVVFLDPEPEPVAHAAPITASYNDRIRPLLDAIDRLRNLMVMKEGIQLPTIVVVGDQSSGKSSVLESLAGIDLPRGQGICTRVPLIMRLQDNPGADCPELYLEFNGKVVHTDEDNISEAINDATDEIAGSGKGISNAPLTLVVKKDGVPDLTMVDLPGITRVPVHGQPENIYEQISEMIMEYIRPEESIILNVLSATVDFSTCESIRMSQMVDKTGKRTLAVVTKADKAPEGLLEKVTADDVNIGLGYVCVRNRIGDETYEEARQEEANLFDTHPLLCKIDKSIVGVPVLAQKLTQIQATIMAKCLPEIVKKINDKLNANVAELKRLPKILSSVAEAMTAFMQILGSAKESLRKILIRGEFDEYPEEKNMHCTARLVEKLNEFSNELQNCPENDPRNNFLLEELDVLEEAKGIGLPNFLPRSAFLTLLQRKVKGISSKPPSFVARVWDYIEGVVIRVLMHHSENYPQLQSSTRRAASNLINKTKEKAKDRMMEVVEMERLTDYTCNPKYMLEWNNLMSQQNTFMDAINSWQRPMNIDLVGIGVVDVANLRDRKEQIQEAFDLKMRITAYWKIVLGRFVDSMALHLLFDVKNLVNSEMEAEIVGELIGPNTGGGIERMLEEAPSVAAKRDKLNRSIRLLRESAAVVAKIMDRIDCGDCTD; from the exons ATGGGTGACAACCGGTCTGTTGTCTTCCTGGACCCCGAACCCGAGCCGGTCGCCCACGCGGCGCCCATCACCGCCTCCTACAACGACCGGATCCGCCCCCTGCTCGACGCGATCGACAGGCTCCGGAACCTCATGGTCATGAAGGAGGGCATCCAGCTCCCCaccatcgtcgtcgtcggcgaCCAGTCCTCCGGCAAGTCCAGCGTCCTGGAGTCCCTCGCCGGCATCGACCTGCCGCGTGGGCAGGGTATCTGCACCCGCGTCCCTCTCATCATGCGGCTCCAGGACAACCCTGGTGCCGACTGCCCCGAGCTCTACCTCGAGTTCAACGGCAAGGTCGTCCACACCGACGAGGACAACATCTCCGAGGCCATTAATGACGCCACCGACGAGATCGCCGGCTCCGGCAAGGGCATATCGAACGCCCCGCTGACTCTGGTCGTCAAGAAGGACGGCGTCCCGGACTTGACCATGGTCGACTTGCCCGGAATCACGAGAGTGCCCGTGCACGGCCAGCCCGAGAACATATACGAGCAGATATCGGAGATGATAATGGAGTACATTAGGCCCGAGGAGAGCATCATCCTCAATGTCTTGTCCGCCACCGTCGACTTCTCCACTTGCGAGTCCATAAGGA TGTCGCAGATGGTGGACAAGACCGGCAAGAGGACTCTGGCCGTCGTCACGAAGGCTGATAAAGCTCCGGAGGGCTTGCTCGAGAAGGTGACTGCCGATGATGTCAATATAGGCCTCGGTTATGTCTGTGTGAGGAACAGAATCGGCGATGAGACCTACGAAGAAGCGAGGCAGGAAGAGGCAAATCTCTTCGACACGCACCCTCTGCTGTGCAAGATCGACAAGTCCATCGTCGGTGTGCCTGTCTTGGCGCAAAAGCTGACGCAGATCCAAGCCACCATCATGGCCAAGTGCTTGCCGGAGATCGTCAAGAAAATCAACGACAAGCTGAATGCGAATGTCGCCGAGCTCAAGAGGCTGCCCAAGATTCTGTCCTCGGTCGCGGAGGCCATGACGGCCTTCATGCAGATCCTGGGGTCGGCGAAGGAGTCGCTGAGGAAAATCTTGATAAGAGGCGAGTTCGACGAGTACCCGGAAGAGAAGAACATGCACTGCACGGCCAGGCTAGTGGAGAAGCTGAACGAATTCTCCAATGAGCTCCAAAACTGTCCTGAGAATGACCCGAGGAACAACTTCCTTTTGGAGGAATTGGACGTCCTGGAAGAGGCCAAAGGGATCGGGCTCCCTAACTTCCTCCCCCGTTCCGCCTTTCTCACGCTTTTGCAGCGGAAGGTGAAGGGGATATCCAGCAAGCCGCCGAGCTTTGTGGCCCGTGTTTGGGACTACATCGAGGGAGTTGTGATTCGGGTGTTGATGCACCACTCGGAGAATTATCCTCAGCTTCAGTCGTCGACGAGAAGAGCAGCATCCAATCTGATCAACAAGACGAAGGAGAAGGCGAAGGACAGGATGATGGAGGTTGTCGAAATGGAGAGACTAACGGACTACACTTGCAACCCTAAGTACATGTTGGAGTGGAACAACTTGATGTCCCAGCAGAACACATTCATGGACGCGATCAACTCCTGGCAAAGGCCTATGAACATCGACCTCGTTGGGATCGGGGTGGTCGACGTCGCCAACCTGAGGGATCGCAAGGAGCAGATTCAGGAGGCGTTCGATCTGAAGATGAGGATCACCGCGTACTGGAAGATCGTGCTGGGGAGGTTTGTCGACTCGATGGCGCTGCATCTGCTGTTCGACGTGAAGAACTTGGTGAACAGCGAGATGGAGGCGGAGATCGTGGGCGAGCTGATCGGGCCCAACACCGGGGGCGGCATCGAGAGGATGCTGGAGGAAGCACCGTCGGTGGCGGCAAAGCGCGATAAGCTGAACAGGAGCATCAGGCTGCTGAGGGAGTCTGCGGCCGTGGTGGCCAAGATCATGGACAGGATCGATTGCGGGGACTGCACAGATTGA